A single Vibrio sp. YMD68 DNA region contains:
- a CDS encoding YigZ family protein yields MNDQPYLIPESPIMYEEEIKKSVFITQLAHTPSIEAAKFFIDGIKKQHSSARHNCWGFVAGRAEDSMKWGFSDDGEPSGTAGKPILAQLSGSGIGELSAVVTRYSGGIKLGTGGLVKAYGGGVQQALKLLQTIEKKITIKLQLELDYGFMPIAQALLTQYQAIEIDANYSGNVILMIEIEQRVANSFIQNVINKSGAKATVIKIEQ; encoded by the coding sequence ATGAATGACCAACCTTATTTGATACCAGAAAGTCCCATAATGTATGAGGAAGAGATAAAGAAAAGTGTTTTCATTACGCAACTCGCTCATACGCCAAGTATAGAAGCGGCTAAGTTCTTTATCGATGGGATAAAAAAGCAGCATTCTAGCGCTAGGCATAATTGTTGGGGATTTGTTGCAGGGCGAGCAGAGGATTCAATGAAGTGGGGGTTTAGTGATGATGGTGAACCTTCAGGCACAGCTGGTAAGCCCATTCTGGCTCAGTTATCGGGTTCAGGGATTGGTGAATTGTCTGCTGTAGTCACTCGCTACTCTGGCGGAATTAAACTTGGCACGGGTGGATTGGTCAAAGCATACGGTGGGGGCGTGCAACAAGCACTCAAGCTGCTTCAAACAATAGAGAAAAAAATAACCATTAAATTACAGCTAGAGTTAGACTATGGCTTCATGCCGATAGCTCAAGCTCTTTTGACTCAATATCAAGCGATAGAGATTGATGCAAACTACAGTGGTAATGTCATATTGATGATCGAAATTGAGCAACGAGTTGCCAATAGCTTTATTCAAAATGTCATTAATAAAAGTGGTGCAAAAGCAACGGTCATAAAAATAGAACAATAA